CACCATAATTCATTCAGAGAAGCAACGCAATCGCCATCATTCCAATACCCATGCAATATTTGTGTGTGGAACTCTATTGTTTTGAAACTGAATTTGGTTATGATCTTCCGAGCCACTTCaggaaaacaaatatttcattacTGCATGAATATTGGGCTTAAAGCTTCATGCAATGTTCATGGCACGTGCATGTGTACGAAAGTCCTGAATGCATGTAAGAACTTCCAAAACGTACGAAAATTAATCCagaatgaaagaattaaaaagatcCAGCGTTATTACTATGAAAAATATGTTGATCTCGGCTAGTTATCATGTCGAGAGAAAAAACATGTGAAACtatattttgatgaaaaatgtgaatttgGAAGGTAGCAAACGATCTGTAATAGTAAACATTTTTCCCTGGTCCTTAAATCATAgggacatctctctctctctctctctctctctctctctctctctctctctctctctctctctctctctctctctctctctctctctctctctctctctcaataacgTGAAGTACTTATGTCATGAAGGGAAAAGACAATAGAAAGCGCAATTCATGCTGAAACATGCAATATTGAAGGATTTCCGCTAAAAAATTAGGtacaaataatcaaaagaaTGCGCCCAAGTTCAACCAACATGCAGCCAAAAATTAAACTTAAGAACACATGATTACATAGAATAAATACAAGTATATGTAATAATTACCTCAAAAACTCTTCTGTAGTTTCCCTTCCATTAATCTTTGCATGTGCAACTTTGAACAACAATATGTCTTCACGTTGACCTGTTACTCACTTTCAAGATATATGTCGTccttataatatttacaaaatggAATTCAACTATAATCTAGCTATGTAATTAATTTCATGAAACCCATGTCTTAATCATGTAGTAAGCTTTAGAATTAAGAACTCCGGCCGCCTCTGTACAATATATGCTGTGTAGggtatatatacatgcatcACATCATGTATCTTGCTAGCTAACTATTTCACTGATAAAAACAGTTAATTTCAATATGGATCATGACCTAGTCGAAGCTCCAAGTCCACTTCATCGGCTTTGTTAACTCCCCTCTTCCTTCTGTCTTCCTGATCTGCATGCATGGGGCCAATTCGAAGGCTTAAATTTGCGCTCAAAAGTTCCTGGTTCATTCTCCAGGACTGGGACCTTGAATCAGACAAATCACTCTGACGGAAAGTTGTTGCTTGTGGGTGTCTAGAGCCTGATGCTGATGGCTGAAAGTACATTTGACAGTTCTTCTGCACCTCAAAAGCTGGGAAGTTATAGTTTGATGGATCGCATGGAACCGGTACTGAAATGAAACTAGAAGGGATGTTATCCTCGTCCGATTTATTTGAAAACGAAGGGCCGCTTGTGTGTTGCTTGGGCGCCTTGACTCGATCTTTGCGGTGTATGTTCATATGCCCTCCCAAGGCCTGCGCGTTGGTGAAGCCCCGCTTGCAGAATGAGCATTTGTAAGAGCGTTTGGTACTGCTCATGTCAGTATCTTTGACTTGCTGATCTATTCCATCGTTCTCTTCGCTTGAAGACTCCGAGCCTCCTTGCTTGCCTGATTCCATGCTGATCAGAGACCTGGCTTGTTATGAAGTACTGAAAGGAGAAATACAGATTGGATCGAATCACCCGGACAAATTAGATCAGTTCTTTCTGTTTGTATTAGAATAGATCTTTAGCTAGCTAGAGATGAGAGGGAGAGATCAAAACTAGAGGGAAAAGTACTAGGGTTTTATGAAGAGGATCGAAGAAGGTTTCAAAGGAGGTGAGATAGAGACAATAAGAAGACATTGGCTTTGCCAGTGTGGCTTTTTGTTGGATTTACATTAAGGGAGATAGTTTTGGCGTATGCTTGACGACTTTTTGCACTTATAGCCGGCGCTGTAATGGAGCTATCCTTGGCGATCTTTGTCTAATTTCTCTCTCACCTTTGATTCGGATCTGATTTTTGCACATGATGTACTTATTCTCATTGAGAGGTTTTCttggtgcattttttttttttaaattattttggaaCTGTCCATGATCTCCAAGGCTCTAATACAGCAAACAAGATTGTTCATGCGAATTAGCCATTAAGAGAAAGCATGGCAT
This genomic interval from Carya illinoinensis cultivar Pawnee chromosome 2, C.illinoinensisPawnee_v1, whole genome shotgun sequence contains the following:
- the LOC122295050 gene encoding probable transcriptional regulator RABBIT EARS, with the translated sequence MESGKQGGSESSSEENDGIDQQVKDTDMSSTKRSYKCSFCKRGFTNAQALGGHMNIHRKDRVKAPKQHTSGPSFSNKSDEDNIPSSFISVPVPCDPSNYNFPAFEVQKNCQMYFQPSASGSRHPQATTFRQSDLSDSRSQSWRMNQELLSANLSLRIGPMHADQEDRRKRGVNKADEVDLELRLGHDPY